A genomic window from Salvia splendens isolate huo1 chromosome 11, SspV2, whole genome shotgun sequence includes:
- the LOC121755081 gene encoding sm-like protein LSM2 isoform X1 — translation MVFCLFNLHLFFSYFKDLVGREVTVELKNDLAIRGTLHSVDQYLNIKLENTRVVDQDKYPHMLSVRNCFIRGSVVRYVQLPPEGVDVELLHDATRREARGG, via the exons ATGGTTTTCTGTCTCTTCAATTTGCATTTGTTCTTCTCGTATTTCAAGGATTTGGTGGGGAGGGAAGTGACGGTGGAATTGAAGAACGATTTAGCGATTAGAGGGACTCTACATTCGGTTGATCAATATCTCAACATTAAGCTGGAGAATACTAGGGTTGTTGATCAGGACAAGTACCCCCATATg CTTTCAGTGCGAAACTGCTTCATTCGAGGATCTGTCGTCCGATACGTCCAATTGCCACCCGAGGGAGTTGATGTTGAGCTTCTGCATGATGCCACTAGAAGAGAAGCACGAGGGGGTTAA
- the LOC121755081 gene encoding sm-like protein LSM2 isoform X2 yields MDLVGREVTVELKNDLAIRGTLHSVDQYLNIKLENTRVVDQDKYPHMLSVRNCFIRGSVVRYVQLPPEGVDVELLHDATRREARGG; encoded by the exons ATG GATTTGGTGGGGAGGGAAGTGACGGTGGAATTGAAGAACGATTTAGCGATTAGAGGGACTCTACATTCGGTTGATCAATATCTCAACATTAAGCTGGAGAATACTAGGGTTGTTGATCAGGACAAGTACCCCCATATg CTTTCAGTGCGAAACTGCTTCATTCGAGGATCTGTCGTCCGATACGTCCAATTGCCACCCGAGGGAGTTGATGTTGAGCTTCTGCATGATGCCACTAGAAGAGAAGCACGAGGGGGTTAA